In Sphingobacterium thalpophilum, a genomic segment contains:
- a CDS encoding HAD family phosphatase encodes MSPESQRKFELLNLLAESYDALLFDVDGTLADNMDAHKQSYKAAAQQYGVELDVNLIDETAGWPTVAVAEEISKRYGVDFDYQEFSTLKSTIFRDEYVFKTKPVDYVVEHLKYQKGKKHIAAVSGGTRTTLSMTLTTIGVWDDLETLVCAGDTAEGKPSPQPFLLAAAQLNIAPERCLVYEDGIPGVEGAKAAGMGWVRVDEI; translated from the coding sequence ATGTCACCTGAATCACAACGAAAATTTGAATTACTAAACCTTCTTGCCGAATCCTATGACGCGCTATTATTTGATGTCGATGGTACCCTGGCTGATAATATGGATGCACACAAGCAATCATATAAGGCTGCAGCTCAACAATACGGGGTCGAGTTGGACGTCAATTTGATTGATGAAACTGCCGGATGGCCCACTGTGGCTGTTGCAGAGGAAATCAGCAAACGCTATGGCGTAGATTTCGATTATCAAGAATTTTCAACACTAAAGTCTACCATTTTTCGAGACGAGTATGTTTTCAAGACTAAGCCTGTAGATTACGTTGTTGAACATCTAAAATATCAGAAAGGTAAAAAACACATCGCTGCCGTTTCAGGAGGAACCAGAACAACCTTATCCATGACCTTAACCACCATTGGTGTATGGGATGATTTGGAAACACTGGTTTGTGCTGGAGATACAGCTGAGGGAAAACCTTCACCCCAACCCTTTCTTTTGGCAGCGGCTCAATTGAATATTGCTCCGGAAAGATGCCTGGTCTACGAAGATGGGATTCCAGGAGTTGAAGGTGCGAAAGCCGCAGGAATGGGTTGGGTTCGCGTTGATGAAATTTAA
- a CDS encoding RNA polymerase sigma factor, with protein MGIIRSYFYNKKLSSLHDALERCLRDREDGKAFVYKKYYGYLMAIIIRYVKQDVDAEELVNESFVRVFRKLESFNRDIEDENLEKSFRAWIGRIAANISIDFLRSKKQFYSVEDLGEGDMHTPAVQLDSRLEVNEIMRLLDQLPEIQKTIFNLYEIEGYSHDEIAQMLNIPDSTSRTYLTRAKQKLRKLYLDYTGVVQEIR; from the coding sequence GTGGGTATAATTCGGTCATATTTTTATAACAAGAAGCTATCATCTTTACATGATGCCTTAGAGCGTTGCTTGCGCGATCGTGAAGACGGCAAGGCTTTCGTTTATAAGAAGTATTATGGTTATCTCATGGCTATTATTATTCGTTATGTAAAACAGGATGTGGACGCGGAAGAGCTCGTGAATGAAAGCTTTGTTCGGGTATTTCGAAAATTGGAATCATTTAATAGGGATATTGAAGATGAAAATCTCGAAAAATCGTTTAGAGCATGGATAGGACGGATTGCTGCCAATATTTCGATTGATTTTTTACGAAGTAAAAAGCAGTTTTATTCGGTTGAAGATTTGGGAGAAGGGGATATGCATACACCGGCAGTACAATTGGACAGTCGACTGGAGGTCAATGAGATTATGCGGCTGCTCGATCAGCTCCCTGAAATTCAAAAAACTATTTTTAATCTCTATGAAATTGAGGGGTATTCACATGATGAAATTGCCCAGATGCTTAACATACCAGATAGTACGTCAAGGACTTATCTGACTAGAGCGAAACAAAAACTTAGAAAATTATACTTGGATTATACAGGCGTAGTTCAAGAAATAAGATAA
- the lysS gene encoding lysine--tRNA ligase, with protein sequence MSTVLSEQEQLRRQAMQSLLDMGIDPFPANEFVVNAHAADILENYDRDKLNYKNITIAGRIMSRRVMGSASFFEIQDSTGRIQAYIKRDDVCPDENKDLYNVVFKKLLDIGDIVGIKGYVFTTQTEAIAVHVEELTVLSKSLRPLPVVKSAEGKTFDAFTDPEQRYRMRYVDLIVNPSNKDIFIKRTKLFNAMRQFFNDAGYMEVETPVLQSIPGGAAARPFITHHNALDIPLYLRIANELYLKRLIVGGFDGVYEFSKNFRNEGMDRTHNPEFTAMEIYVAYKDYNWMMDFTERLLEHCALAVNGTTEATFGEHKIDFKAPYKRISMTDSIKEFTGFDITGKSEDEIRIAAKGMGIDVNETMGKGKLIDEIFGAKCEGNYIQPTFITDYPKEMSPLTKKHRDNPDLTERFELMVCGKEIANAYSELNDPIDQRERFEDQLRLSEKGDDEAMFIDQDFLRSLEYGMPPTSGLGIGMDRLIMFLTDNASIQEVLFFPQMRPEKVAKVAEVKDYEEQGIPAAWVPALQKMGFTTIEALKEANPNKVFNDLGGMRKKLKLDINMPTKDEVFAWFN encoded by the coding sequence ATGAGTACTGTATTATCCGAACAGGAACAACTTAGAAGACAAGCGATGCAATCGTTGTTGGATATGGGAATTGATCCATTTCCAGCAAACGAATTTGTCGTCAATGCACATGCTGCTGATATTTTAGAAAATTACGATAGAGATAAATTGAATTATAAGAACATTACCATTGCTGGACGTATCATGAGTCGTCGCGTGATGGGTAGTGCTTCATTCTTTGAAATTCAAGACTCTACCGGACGTATTCAAGCTTATATTAAGCGTGACGATGTATGTCCTGATGAGAATAAAGACCTATACAATGTCGTTTTCAAAAAGCTATTGGATATCGGAGATATCGTTGGTATCAAAGGCTATGTCTTCACAACACAAACCGAGGCTATTGCAGTACACGTAGAAGAACTTACCGTTTTATCCAAATCGCTACGTCCCCTACCTGTCGTTAAATCTGCAGAAGGTAAAACTTTTGATGCCTTTACAGACCCAGAGCAACGCTATAGAATGCGTTACGTGGATTTGATCGTAAATCCAAGTAACAAAGACATATTTATCAAACGTACGAAGCTTTTCAATGCGATGCGTCAGTTCTTTAACGACGCGGGGTATATGGAAGTAGAAACACCTGTCCTACAATCCATTCCAGGCGGTGCTGCAGCACGTCCGTTTATTACACACCATAATGCTTTAGATATTCCATTATATCTTCGTATCGCCAACGAGCTTTATTTAAAACGACTAATCGTTGGTGGATTTGATGGTGTATACGAATTTTCTAAAAACTTCCGTAATGAAGGAATGGACCGTACCCACAATCCAGAGTTCACCGCAATGGAAATTTATGTAGCCTATAAAGACTACAACTGGATGATGGACTTTACAGAACGTCTGTTAGAACATTGTGCCTTGGCTGTAAACGGTACGACTGAAGCTACCTTCGGCGAACATAAAATTGACTTCAAAGCACCGTATAAACGGATATCGATGACAGATTCCATTAAGGAATTCACTGGATTTGATATTACTGGAAAATCTGAAGACGAAATCCGTATTGCCGCCAAAGGAATGGGCATCGACGTAAACGAAACCATGGGTAAAGGCAAACTGATCGATGAAATTTTCGGTGCAAAATGTGAAGGAAACTACATCCAACCAACATTCATTACAGATTATCCAAAAGAAATGTCTCCTTTAACGAAGAAGCACAGAGATAATCCTGATTTAACCGAGCGTTTTGAGCTGATGGTTTGTGGAAAAGAGATTGCCAATGCTTATTCAGAGCTTAATGATCCAATTGATCAACGCGAACGATTTGAAGATCAATTACGCCTTTCTGAAAAAGGTGATGATGAAGCCATGTTTATTGATCAGGATTTCCTTCGTTCATTGGAATATGGAATGCCGCCGACCTCTGGACTTGGAATCGGTATGGACCGTTTAATCATGTTCTTGACCGATAATGCGTCAATCCAAGAAGTTCTTTTCTTCCCACAAATGAGACCTGAAAAAGTCGCCAAAGTAGCAGAAGTGAAAGATTATGAGGAACAAGGTATTCCTGCAGCCTGGGTTCCTGCCTTACAAAAAATGGGCTTTACAACCATTGAAGCTTTAAAAGAAGCGAATCCGAACAAGGTTTTTAATGATCTTGGTGGTATGCGTAAAAAACTGAAACTAGATATCAATATGCCAACGAAAGACGAAGTATTTGCTTGGTTCAATTAA
- a CDS encoding patatin-like phospholipase family protein: protein MKNILALDGGGIRGIIPAMVLVALEEKLQKQTMDPNARIASYFDFIAGTSSGGILTSILLYPEEGNPAHPKFSARDALNLFVNHGTEIFNASKWRRFLGGFGLVSELYSSNTLSDVLDEYFQNARLSHLIKPCIITAYNIELRKNHFFRQQKAITHGEARDFYLKDVCKATSAAPTFFPVAEIYSLSKTRYSLIDGGVFAQNPSICGLLEVLKAFNSTQINDMFMVSLGTGMSKTAYNYEHFKKKLAIQIGPALVDIMTSASSESTEFFIRQLFQSNGKQQNYLRIEPANLSSINASLDAASPNNIQKLISLSDKMISEHEDTLDYIVAHLIKEKSQNKKKNPWSQLMDKF from the coding sequence ATGAAGAATATTCTCGCGCTTGATGGTGGTGGTATCCGGGGTATCATTCCTGCAATGGTTCTTGTCGCTCTGGAAGAGAAGTTACAAAAGCAGACCATGGATCCCAATGCACGGATTGCTTCCTACTTTGACTTTATTGCAGGTACAAGCAGCGGCGGAATTCTGACTAGCATTCTTTTGTATCCGGAAGAAGGCAATCCCGCTCATCCGAAATTTTCTGCGCGAGATGCATTAAATTTATTTGTTAATCATGGTACTGAAATTTTCAACGCTTCCAAATGGCGACGCTTTTTAGGTGGATTTGGTCTTGTCAGCGAACTCTACTCCTCCAACACATTATCAGACGTTTTGGATGAGTACTTTCAAAATGCACGATTGAGCCATCTTATCAAACCCTGTATCATCACTGCGTATAACATTGAATTGCGGAAGAATCATTTTTTTAGACAACAAAAGGCAATTACGCACGGGGAAGCACGGGATTTCTACCTTAAAGATGTCTGCAAGGCTACATCTGCTGCACCCACATTTTTTCCTGTTGCAGAGATCTATTCGCTTTCAAAAACAAGATACTCTTTGATTGATGGCGGTGTGTTTGCTCAAAACCCCTCCATATGCGGTTTACTTGAAGTTTTAAAGGCTTTTAACAGCACGCAGATAAACGACATGTTTATGGTATCCTTAGGTACGGGAATGTCAAAAACAGCTTATAATTACGAACATTTTAAGAAGAAACTTGCTATACAAATCGGTCCTGCTTTAGTTGACATTATGACAAGTGCATCTTCCGAGAGTACCGAGTTTTTTATTCGGCAACTATTTCAAAGTAACGGTAAGCAACAAAATTATCTCCGCATAGAACCAGCCAATCTATCGAGCATCAATGCATCATTGGATGCAGCCTCGCCCAATAATATACAGAAGTTGATCTCCTTATCCGATAAAATGATCAGTGAGCATGAGGATACATTGGATTATATCGTTGCGCATCTCATTAAAGAAAAGAGTCAAAATAAGAAGAAAAATCCATGGAGCCAGTTGATGGATAAGTTCTAA